One window from the genome of Silvimonas iriomotensis encodes:
- the pgaB gene encoding poly-beta-1,6-N-acetyl-D-glucosamine N-deacetylase PgaB, whose amino-acid sequence MPNVNAFLRQFAALALMALVLALPARADTATWPADSFEVLCYHEVRDDVWVLPDPYAISTRRLAQHFEWLRENGYHVISVDDILDARAGKKPLPPKAILLSFDDGYRSFYTNVFPLLKAFGYHAVQGVVGHWIDATEGAEITAESRNYSRDDIMTWAQIKELSDSGLVEIASHSFNEHHGSQANPQGNQLPALITHVYDPVANAYETDAQYTARIRNDLQQNSDLIAKHIGKAPRVMVWPYGRYNQATIDAAKAVGMPITLTLDDGTNSPDVGLDRLRRVLITHNDGESTKALDAAMRASSARPLRVMHVDLDYVYDPDPKQQEINLGKLLDRVKASGATTVFLQAYADPSGAGAATALYFPNRHLPMRADLFSRAAWQLETRAGVKVYAWMPLMAYVLPETDPLASHLVTASDPKGAHAYHRLSPFDPAVRALIADIYDDLATHAIFQGVLFHDDATLTDFEDDSAAARTVYQSWGLPAAVADIRKDPALMNRWSTLKTAYLTDFSMQLADRVRAWQPNLKTARNIYARVVLQPESQAWFAQSLPDFLNHYDYTAIMAMPYMEGAKEPLPWLKNLAQTVGQIPGALDKSVFELQATDWKTSTPITGHELATQMDVLIDAGARNYGYYPDDFVRDQPKLDELVERFSLRSFPYRSGK is encoded by the coding sequence ATGCCCAATGTGAACGCCTTTCTTCGCCAATTTGCCGCGCTGGCCCTGATGGCCCTGGTGCTGGCCTTGCCGGCCCGCGCCGACACCGCCACCTGGCCGGCCGACAGCTTTGAAGTCCTGTGTTACCACGAAGTGCGCGATGACGTGTGGGTGCTGCCAGACCCGTATGCCATCAGCACCCGGCGCCTGGCCCAGCATTTTGAGTGGCTGCGTGAAAACGGTTACCACGTGATCAGCGTGGATGACATTCTGGACGCCCGCGCCGGCAAAAAGCCGCTGCCGCCCAAAGCCATCTTGCTGAGCTTTGATGACGGCTATCGCAGCTTTTACACCAATGTATTCCCGCTGCTCAAAGCCTTTGGCTATCACGCCGTGCAAGGCGTTGTCGGGCACTGGATTGACGCCACCGAAGGTGCCGAGATCACCGCTGAATCGCGCAATTACAGCCGCGACGACATCATGACCTGGGCGCAGATCAAGGAGCTGTCTGACTCGGGTCTGGTCGAGATTGCCTCGCACAGCTTTAACGAGCACCACGGCAGCCAGGCCAATCCGCAAGGCAACCAGTTGCCGGCACTGATTACCCATGTGTACGACCCGGTCGCCAACGCCTACGAGACCGACGCCCAGTACACCGCGCGTATCCGCAATGATCTGCAGCAGAATTCTGACCTGATCGCAAAACACATTGGCAAGGCACCACGGGTGATGGTGTGGCCCTATGGTCGTTACAACCAGGCCACCATCGATGCGGCCAAGGCCGTCGGCATGCCGATCACGCTGACGCTGGACGACGGCACCAACAGCCCGGATGTCGGTCTGGATCGCCTGCGCCGTGTCCTGATTACCCATAACGACGGCGAAAGCACCAAGGCGCTGGATGCGGCCATGCGTGCCTCGTCCGCCCGGCCGTTGCGCGTCATGCATGTGGATCTGGATTACGTCTACGACCCGGACCCCAAGCAACAGGAAATCAACCTGGGCAAATTGCTGGACCGCGTCAAGGCCAGCGGCGCCACCACCGTGTTCCTGCAGGCCTATGCCGACCCGAGCGGGGCCGGTGCCGCCACGGCGCTGTATTTCCCCAACCGTCATCTGCCCATGCGCGCCGATTTGTTCAGCCGCGCCGCCTGGCAACTGGAAACCCGCGCTGGCGTGAAGGTGTATGCCTGGATGCCGCTGATGGCCTACGTGCTGCCAGAGACCGACCCGCTGGCCAGCCATCTTGTCACCGCCAGCGATCCGAAGGGCGCGCATGCCTATCACCGCCTCAGCCCGTTTGATCCGGCCGTGCGGGCGCTGATCGCCGACATTTACGACGATCTGGCCACCCACGCCATCTTCCAGGGCGTGCTGTTCCATGACGACGCCACGCTGACCGACTTTGAAGACGACAGCGCGGCTGCCCGTACCGTGTATCAAAGCTGGGGGCTGCCGGCAGCGGTGGCTGACATCCGCAAAGACCCGGCGCTGATGAACCGCTGGAGCACGCTCAAGACCGCGTACCTGACCGATTTCTCCATGCAACTGGCCGACCGCGTGCGCGCCTGGCAACCCAATCTGAAAACGGCACGCAACATTTACGCCCGCGTGGTGTTGCAGCCGGAATCCCAGGCCTGGTTTGCCCAGTCGTTGCCGGATTTCCTGAACCATTACGATTACACCGCCATCATGGCGATGCCGTATATGGAAGGCGCCAAAGAACCGTTGCCGTGGCTGAAAAACCTGGCGCAAACCGTGGGCCAGATCCCAGGCGCGCTGGATAAAAGCGTGTTTGAACTGCAAGCCACCGACTGGAAAACCAGCACGCCGATCACCGGGCACGAACTGGCCACGCAGATGGATGTGCTGATCGACGCCGGCGCGCGCAACTACGGTTATTACCCCGATGACTTTGTGCGCGATCAGCCCAAGCTCGACGAACTGGTTGAGCGCTTCTCGCTGCGCAGTTTTCCGTACCGGAGCGGCAAGTGA
- the pgaC gene encoding poly-beta-1,6-N-acetyl-D-glucosamine synthase produces MNTLSALSTLLLQFAFFYPLTMAWMWMIGAVHYYWRFEKRLAGVQIPPILDHYPGVSLIVPMHNEGENARETIAQLMCQRYPTFEVIAVNDGSKDDTGAILDELSEQYPRLRVIHLATNQGKAMGLNTAALMAKYEFLICIDGDALLDEYAAAWFMQHFVHGPRLGAITGNPRIRNRSTLLGKLQVGEFSSIIGMIKRAQRTYGRIFTISGVVGAFRRAALHDVGYWSPEMLTEDIDISWKLQIAHWDIRYEPKACCWILMPETLKGLWKQRLRWAMGGVQVLIKYLPSLLFWRKRRMWAIYAEFLLSVAWAYIMGGVTLLWFLGLFMPLPQPLYIQTILPGWNGVVIGVTCLLQIGVALRLDSQYDEGMGKSYYWMVWYPLAYWLLNMLTTIWAVPKTLMRKRNSRAVWVSPDRGIQQTVQTPTPAAHEHYVSTKS; encoded by the coding sequence GTGAATACCTTGTCCGCACTCTCCACTTTGCTGCTGCAGTTTGCGTTTTTCTATCCGCTGACCATGGCATGGATGTGGATGATTGGCGCTGTGCATTACTACTGGCGCTTTGAAAAACGCCTGGCTGGCGTGCAGATTCCGCCGATCCTGGATCATTACCCGGGCGTCTCGCTGATTGTGCCCATGCACAACGAAGGCGAAAACGCGCGCGAGACCATTGCCCAGTTGATGTGCCAGCGCTACCCGACGTTTGAAGTGATTGCCGTCAATGATGGCAGCAAGGACGATACCGGCGCCATTCTGGACGAACTGTCAGAACAGTATCCGCGCCTGCGGGTGATTCACCTGGCCACCAACCAGGGCAAGGCCATGGGCCTGAATACCGCCGCCCTGATGGCCAAATACGAATTCCTGATCTGCATTGATGGCGATGCGCTGCTGGATGAATACGCCGCCGCCTGGTTCATGCAGCACTTTGTCCACGGCCCGCGCCTGGGCGCGATCACCGGCAACCCGCGCATCCGCAACCGGTCGACTCTGCTGGGCAAACTGCAGGTGGGCGAGTTCTCTTCGATCATCGGCATGATCAAACGCGCCCAGCGCACCTATGGCCGCATCTTTACGATCTCTGGCGTGGTTGGCGCGTTCCGCCGCGCGGCGCTGCATGACGTGGGCTACTGGAGCCCGGAGATGCTGACCGAGGATATCGACATCAGCTGGAAACTGCAGATTGCGCACTGGGATATCCGCTACGAGCCCAAAGCCTGCTGCTGGATTCTGATGCCGGAAACCCTCAAGGGCCTGTGGAAGCAGCGGCTGCGCTGGGCCATGGGCGGCGTGCAGGTGCTGATCAAATATCTGCCTTCGCTCTTGTTCTGGCGCAAGCGCCGCATGTGGGCCATCTACGCCGAGTTCCTGCTGAGCGTGGCCTGGGCCTACATCATGGGTGGTGTCACGCTGCTGTGGTTCCTTGGCCTGTTCATGCCGCTGCCGCAACCCTTGTATATCCAGACCATCCTGCCGGGCTGGAATGGTGTGGTGATCGGCGTGACCTGCTTGCTGCAGATTGGCGTCGCGCTGCGACTGGATTCGCAATACGACGAAGGCATGGGCAAGTCGTACTACTGGATGGTCTGGTATCCGCTGGCCTACTGGCTGCTCAACATGCTGACCACCATCTGGGCCGTGCCCAAAACACTCATGCGCAAGCGTAACTCGCGGGCGGTATGGGTCAGCCCTGACCGGGGCATCCAGCAAACTGTGCAGACCCCCACCCCGGCTGCGCATGAACATTATGTGAGCACCAAATCATGA
- a CDS encoding SiaB family protein kinase produces MNQPELAPLSEHTMIYQQYRDFCEAARQRHVIFYYVGYFSQHIVGAMADALKLRLEVSGLAGPTRRKLFSSFVEMAQNIIHYSDDALTPPDLDNHEVRHGSVCIGIENDHYYLLCANPIKRELETSLRQTVEPLRTMTLEEIKQAYKEALRSESPVDSKGAGVGFLTMARDASEPLEFEFVPMAGEDRSMFYIKAII; encoded by the coding sequence ATGAACCAGCCCGAGCTGGCCCCGTTGTCGGAGCACACCATGATTTACCAGCAATACCGCGACTTCTGCGAAGCAGCGCGGCAACGCCACGTGATCTTTTACTACGTGGGGTATTTCTCGCAGCACATCGTCGGCGCCATGGCCGACGCGCTCAAGCTGCGCCTGGAAGTCTCTGGCCTGGCAGGCCCGACCCGCCGCAAGCTGTTTTCGTCGTTTGTGGAAATGGCCCAGAACATCATCCATTACTCGGATGACGCGCTGACCCCGCCGGATCTGGATAACCACGAAGTACGCCACGGCTCGGTATGTATCGGTATCGAGAACGATCACTACTATCTGCTGTGCGCCAACCCGATCAAGCGCGAGCTGGAAACCAGCCTGCGCCAGACTGTCGAGCCGCTGCGCACCATGACGCTGGAAGAAATCAAGCAAGCCTACAAAGAAGCGCTGCGCTCTGAATCGCCCGTCGACAGCAAGGGCGCTGGCGTGGGCTTTCTGACCATGGCGCGCGACGCCAGCGAACCGCTGGAATTCGAATTTGTACCCATGGCGGGTGAAGACCGCAGCATGTTCTACATCAAGGCCATTATCTGA
- the pgaD gene encoding poly-beta-1,6-N-acetyl-D-glucosamine biosynthesis protein PgaD — protein MMDLPPASASHLIIERPDWQTRRQRLTYGSFSALFWAFWGYLWLPLLTAVGWVGEGFFAWHHMIQLKGFIAFEHLAASYVGTLTVLGGIFVGWAMYNYLRFRGYDRRKPRPTVTDHDLAQFYNVAQPDVEQWHKAKRLVVWHADNGQVIRVDADLPPAQPQVVPGPAPQPAPVLH, from the coding sequence ATGATGGATTTGCCCCCCGCATCCGCCTCGCACCTGATCATTGAGCGCCCTGACTGGCAGACGCGCCGCCAGCGCCTGACCTATGGTTCTTTCTCTGCGCTGTTCTGGGCGTTCTGGGGCTATCTGTGGTTGCCATTGCTGACGGCCGTCGGCTGGGTTGGCGAGGGCTTTTTTGCCTGGCATCACATGATTCAGCTCAAGGGGTTCATTGCCTTCGAACACCTGGCCGCATCTTACGTCGGCACGCTCACCGTGCTGGGCGGCATCTTTGTCGGCTGGGCCATGTACAACTATCTGCGTTTCAGGGGCTATGACCGCCGCAAACCGCGCCCGACCGTGACTGATCACGATCTGGCGCAGTTCTACAACGTGGCGCAGCCGGACGTGGAACAGTGGCACAAGGCCAAGCGCCTTGTGGTCTGGCATGCCGACAACGGCCAGGTGATCCGTGTCGATGCAGACCTGCCGCCCGCTCAGCCGCAAGTGGTGCCGGGCCCCGCACCGCAGCCGGCGCCCGTGCTGCACTAA
- a CDS encoding SpoIIE family protein phosphatase — protein MQAQFNASRGSLPHFRQPSAADLCASMTAISSEDTNQSVLDVFNAERELISLPVLENGRPIGLINRNIFMSQMSKPFHRELYGKKSCIAFMDKEPLIVEDSLGIESLTFRAVEYGEKSLADGFILTRDGQFAGVGHGLQLMRVVADMQAERNRQIMHSIDYASVIQRATLQVSRAMLTDTLSDASLIWEPRDVVGGDFYHFARFADGWFAGVADCTGHGVPGAFMTLISTSMLSQAIERNNPRDPASVLAEVSRGIKQMLGQTAERAAQTDSNDGMDAAFMWFDNATQTLTFAGARTALYLLYPDAPQIEMIEGDRVGVGYVDSAEDYTWHNRSLQMPAGTLMFVTTDGLIDQIGGKKRIAFGKRRVRELLLAHRNEPASYITDAILAEFANWQAAETRRDDLTCLCVRMKGTKP, from the coding sequence ATGCAAGCACAATTCAATGCTTCGCGTGGTTCTTTGCCACATTTCCGCCAGCCGTCGGCTGCGGATCTGTGCGCCAGCATGACCGCCATCAGCTCGGAAGATACCAACCAGTCCGTGCTGGATGTGTTCAACGCCGAGCGTGAACTGATCAGCTTGCCGGTACTGGAAAACGGTCGCCCCATTGGCCTGATCAACCGCAATATCTTCATGTCGCAGATGTCCAAACCGTTCCACCGTGAGCTTTACGGCAAAAAAAGCTGTATTGCCTTCATGGACAAGGAACCGTTGATTGTTGAAGACTCGCTGGGCATTGAAAGCCTGACGTTCCGCGCGGTGGAGTATGGCGAAAAATCCCTGGCCGACGGCTTCATCCTGACCCGTGACGGCCAGTTTGCCGGCGTGGGCCATGGCTTGCAGTTGATGCGCGTGGTGGCCGACATGCAGGCCGAGCGCAACCGCCAGATCATGCACAGTATTGATTACGCCAGCGTGATCCAGCGCGCCACGCTGCAAGTGTCCCGCGCCATGCTGACCGATACGCTGAGCGACGCCAGCCTGATCTGGGAACCGCGTGATGTGGTGGGCGGCGACTTCTATCACTTTGCCCGCTTTGCCGACGGCTGGTTTGCCGGCGTGGCCGATTGCACCGGTCACGGCGTGCCCGGCGCGTTCATGACGCTGATTTCCACCTCGATGCTCTCGCAAGCGATCGAGCGCAACAACCCGCGTGACCCGGCCAGCGTACTGGCCGAAGTCAGCCGCGGTATCAAACAGATGCTGGGCCAGACCGCCGAGCGCGCAGCGCAGACGGACTCGAACGACGGCATGGATGCCGCGTTCATGTGGTTCGACAACGCCACGCAGACGCTGACCTTTGCCGGCGCACGCACCGCGCTTTATCTGCTGTACCCGGATGCCCCGCAGATCGAGATGATCGAGGGCGATCGCGTCGGCGTGGGTTATGTGGATAGCGCCGAAGACTACACCTGGCACAACCGCAGCCTGCAGATGCCGGCCGGTACGCTGATGTTTGTCACCACTGACGGGCTGATTGACCAGATTGGCGGCAAAAAGCGCATTGCCTTTGGCAAACGCCGCGTGCGTGAACTGTTGCTGGCGCACCGGAACGAGCCCGCCAGCTACATTACCGATGCCATCCTTGCCGAGTTTGCCAACTGGCAAGCCGCGGAAACCCGCCGGGATGACCTGACCTGCCTTTGTGTCCGCATGAAGGGCACCAAACCATGA
- the pgaA gene encoding poly-beta-1,6 N-acetyl-D-glucosamine export porin PgaA, which translates to MRTARRSVVELSLALLTLSTGAHAAVSADDEARYKAAIEDARNNHLADAVTSLQGLHAAYPNDPRFRNDLVAVSAWAGDDAQAVAAAQGLDPDTAPVYVLAAWADAEKHLQHTDAARKLYEVLGRRDPARFDVQISLTQLELQANQPEKALTRLKAVDEDILAPKDKIALSEMFIHVYNVMANYAQVLYWCDHLQALDPGNRTAAESRFVATLRMSAPHLALSTTLTLKPADLAAAKTAAVQREIRWGKTESDNSRADSPTRWNLTDKAIAHGEAHVEALRGPEAAGQDAIFAQQYDLVEALVNRRRMQDAVNLYQSLQKQNAPIPPWVKVPAASAWLAVRQPEMAITLLEQAFAAKVGDFDAHVTYVYALLEAERPREAIAAADQLVADTPEWRNNAYPALRVENQDYPAAQLLAAQVRAWTEQLAEAQRRVDDLHHRAPGNEDISAAQAEVDRLRGWPRRAITLLTRLQTASPDYIWALPPLFDAHMDAQDYAAAAADLARARQQMPDDDATRRMARSWADHMREESVSTLTVGRSGGGKEGLSNNGSGNSDVTDITFDTRFYSQPIDWNWRAYAHAGWQQSRDDVENLLRREAGAGLEYRAPVWSGEAQIDGSNGSSGAAGGHVLVSYHPTDFWNVDLGYAHNSDDTPLRAFNDGVHTDFYSAAFRYRWSESAEAGVSATNGRFSDDNNRVSWGVFGQRRLISQPYYQMDGRIDVGGMHNTLSADNASYFNPSSQVAASASMINRWVEWRRYERQVSHTLTLSVGDNWQQSYGSAVIAAADYELDYQIDALHDWRIGASVGRAVYDGNPETDYAVHTTLDWKF; encoded by the coding sequence TTGCGTACTGCACGACGCTCTGTCGTAGAGCTGTCTCTGGCTTTGCTGACGCTCTCAACTGGTGCGCACGCTGCGGTGTCGGCAGATGATGAAGCGCGCTATAAAGCCGCCATTGAAGATGCCCGCAACAATCACCTGGCTGATGCGGTAACCAGCTTGCAAGGCCTGCACGCGGCCTACCCCAACGATCCCCGATTCCGTAACGACCTGGTGGCGGTGTCTGCCTGGGCCGGCGATGACGCGCAAGCGGTGGCTGCTGCGCAAGGGCTGGACCCGGACACCGCGCCGGTTTATGTGCTGGCCGCCTGGGCCGATGCCGAAAAGCACCTGCAACACACCGATGCCGCCCGCAAACTGTATGAAGTGCTGGGCCGGCGTGATCCGGCGCGCTTTGATGTGCAGATTTCGCTGACCCAGCTTGAACTGCAGGCCAACCAGCCGGAAAAAGCGCTGACCCGCCTGAAGGCCGTGGATGAAGACATCCTGGCGCCCAAAGACAAGATTGCCCTGTCTGAGATGTTCATCCACGTTTACAACGTGATGGCCAATTACGCCCAGGTGTTGTACTGGTGCGATCACTTGCAGGCGCTTGATCCGGGCAACCGCACGGCGGCGGAATCGCGTTTTGTCGCCACCTTGCGCATGAGCGCGCCGCATCTGGCCTTGTCGACCACGCTGACGCTCAAGCCGGCTGATCTGGCCGCCGCAAAAACAGCCGCGGTGCAGCGGGAAATCCGCTGGGGCAAGACCGAGTCTGACAACAGCCGCGCCGATTCGCCCACCCGCTGGAACCTGACCGACAAAGCCATCGCCCATGGCGAGGCGCATGTCGAAGCCTTGCGCGGGCCGGAAGCCGCCGGCCAGGATGCGATCTTTGCCCAGCAATATGATCTGGTTGAAGCGCTGGTAAACCGGCGCCGCATGCAAGATGCGGTCAATCTTTACCAGAGCCTGCAAAAACAGAACGCCCCGATCCCGCCGTGGGTGAAGGTGCCGGCGGCCTCGGCCTGGCTGGCGGTGCGCCAGCCCGAAATGGCCATCACCCTGCTGGAACAGGCTTTTGCCGCCAAGGTGGGGGATTTCGACGCGCACGTGACGTATGTCTATGCGCTGCTGGAGGCAGAGCGCCCCAGGGAAGCCATCGCCGCTGCAGATCAACTGGTGGCCGATACGCCGGAATGGCGCAATAACGCTTATCCGGCCTTGCGCGTGGAAAACCAGGATTACCCCGCCGCCCAGTTGCTGGCCGCGCAAGTGCGTGCCTGGACCGAACAACTGGCCGAAGCGCAACGTCGGGTTGATGACCTGCATCATCGCGCGCCGGGCAATGAAGATATCAGCGCCGCCCAGGCCGAGGTAGACCGCCTGCGTGGCTGGCCGCGCCGGGCCATTACCTTGCTGACGCGTCTGCAAACGGCCTCGCCCGATTACATCTGGGCCCTGCCGCCGCTGTTTGATGCGCATATGGATGCGCAGGATTACGCCGCCGCCGCCGCGGATCTGGCGCGCGCCCGCCAGCAAATGCCTGATGACGATGCCACCCGCCGCATGGCCCGCAGCTGGGCCGACCACATGCGGGAGGAGAGCGTCTCGACCCTGACCGTGGGCCGCAGTGGTGGTGGCAAGGAAGGCTTGTCCAATAACGGCAGCGGCAATAGCGACGTCACCGACATCACGTTCGATACCCGTTTTTACAGCCAGCCGATTGACTGGAACTGGCGCGCCTACGCCCACGCTGGCTGGCAACAAAGCCGCGACGACGTGGAAAACCTGCTGCGCCGTGAAGCCGGTGCCGGCCTGGAATACCGCGCGCCAGTGTGGTCGGGCGAGGCACAGATTGATGGTTCCAATGGCTCGTCCGGCGCCGCCGGCGGTCATGTGCTGGTCAGCTATCACCCCACCGATTTCTGGAACGTTGATCTGGGCTATGCCCACAACAGCGACGACACCCCGCTGCGCGCCTTCAACGATGGCGTGCACACCGACTTTTACAGCGCCGCTTTCCGCTATCGCTGGAGTGAATCGGCCGAAGCCGGTGTCTCGGCCACCAACGGGCGCTTTAGCGACGACAACAACCGCGTGAGCTGGGGCGTGTTCGGCCAGCGCCGCCTCATCAGCCAGCCGTATTACCAGATGGATGGGCGCATTGACGTGGGCGGCATGCACAACACGCTGTCGGCCGACAACGCCAGCTATTTCAACCCGTCCAGCCAGGTGGCCGCTTCGGCCTCCATGATCAATCGCTGGGTTGAATGGCGCCGTTACGAGCGCCAGGTCAGCCACACCCTCACGCTCAGCGTGGGCGACAACTGGCAGCAAAGCTACGGCAGCGCCGTGATTGCCGCCGCCGATTACGAACTTGATTACCAGATCGATGCACTGCACGACTGGCGCATTGGCGCCAGCGTGGGCCGCGCCGTGTATGACGGCAACCCGGAAACGGATTACGCCGTGCACACCACACTGGACTGGAAATTCTGA
- a CDS encoding metal ABC transporter solute-binding protein, Zn/Mn family: protein MRSFLPLTAVAMALLAPPVWAREIRAVASFTVLADIVRNVGGAHVAVTSLVGPNGDPHVYEPTPQDAKALKQADVVLISGLGLEGWMTRLIKTSGYSGKVTVASNGIHTRTMTDDGKVVTDPHAWNDMANGVIYTRNVIAALSAADPADAADFRRNGEVYISKLQALDAYAKARFATLPKTQRKVLTSHDAFGYFGAAYGVTFLSPVGISTEAEPAAADVARLIRQIRQEHVTAYFFENSNDPRMVKQIADATGAAPGGELYVEALSQQDGPAASYEAMFRYNVDTLYGGMTRTPH from the coding sequence ATGCGTTCATTTCTGCCGCTGACCGCCGTTGCCATGGCACTGCTCGCCCCGCCCGTGTGGGCCAGAGAGATCCGGGCGGTCGCCAGCTTTACCGTGCTGGCCGATATCGTGCGCAATGTGGGCGGTGCGCATGTCGCCGTCACCAGCCTTGTCGGGCCCAATGGCGATCCGCACGTGTATGAGCCCACGCCGCAAGACGCCAAAGCGCTCAAGCAGGCTGACGTGGTGTTGATCAGCGGGCTGGGGCTGGAGGGCTGGATGACGCGCCTGATCAAGACATCCGGCTATAGCGGCAAGGTCACCGTTGCCAGCAATGGCATCCACACCCGCACGATGACGGACGATGGCAAGGTGGTTACTGATCCGCATGCCTGGAACGACATGGCCAATGGCGTGATCTATACCCGCAACGTGATCGCCGCGCTCAGCGCTGCTGACCCGGCAGATGCGGCGGATTTCCGGCGCAATGGCGAGGTATACATCAGCAAATTGCAGGCGCTGGATGCCTACGCCAAAGCCAGGTTTGCCACCTTGCCCAAAACGCAACGCAAAGTGCTGACCAGCCACGATGCCTTTGGCTATTTTGGCGCGGCCTACGGCGTGACGTTTCTCTCGCCGGTGGGGATTTCAACCGAGGCAGAACCGGCCGCGGCCGATGTGGCGCGGTTGATCAGGCAGATCAGACAGGAACACGTGACCGCGTATTTCTTTGAGAACTCGAACGATCCGCGCATGGTGAAACAGATTGCCGATGCCACGGGCGCGGCACCGGGCGGCGAGTTGTACGTTGAAGCGCTGTCACAGCAAGACGGCCCGGCCGCCAGCTACGAGGCCATGTTCCGCTACAACGTCGATACGCTGTATGGCGGCATGACGCGCACACCGCATTAA
- a CDS encoding GGDEF domain-containing protein, whose amino-acid sequence MTDPDLFDLEHAALAEATLVFEDAHAPAGIYRLALGELIGHYERLLRETDRLIRRSDRQEREMTVLNQRLQALARSLEYRARHDTLTGVLNRGAVIELSGEMLAGSDMALIVLDLDHFKRINDTYGHPAGDMVLQTVVGHLQSVVPQTGEIGRVGGEEFTVMLPRTTLDDALAIAERMRAAVAAHVFPAPIERNITASFGVSWNDVGTPFENAYGRADEALYIAKRNGRDQVVRARN is encoded by the coding sequence GTGACTGATCCCGATCTGTTTGACCTGGAGCACGCCGCACTGGCCGAAGCCACCCTGGTCTTCGAAGACGCGCATGCGCCCGCTGGCATTTACCGGCTGGCTCTGGGTGAACTGATCGGGCATTACGAACGGCTGCTGCGGGAGACTGATCGCCTGATCCGCCGCAGTGATCGCCAGGAGCGCGAGATGACCGTGCTCAACCAGCGTCTGCAGGCGCTGGCCCGCAGCCTGGAATACCGCGCCCGCCACGATACCCTGACCGGCGTGCTCAACCGGGGCGCGGTGATTGAACTCTCTGGCGAGATGCTGGCGGGCAGCGACATGGCGCTGATCGTGCTGGATCTGGATCACTTCAAGCGCATCAACGACACCTACGGCCACCCCGCAGGTGACATGGTGCTGCAGACCGTCGTGGGGCACTTGCAGTCGGTGGTGCCGCAAACCGGCGAGATCGGCCGCGTAGGCGGCGAAGAATTCACCGTCATGCTGCCCCGCACGACGCTGGACGACGCGCTGGCCATTGCCGAACGCATGCGCGCCGCCGTGGCCGCCCATGTCTTCCCCGCACCGATCGAGCGCAACATCACCGCCAGTTTCGGCGTCAGCTGGAACGACGTCGGCACCCCCTTCGAAAACGCCTACGGCCGCGCCGATGAAGCGCTCTACATTGCCAAACGCAATGGCCGTGATCAGGTGGTCCGCGCCCGCAACTGA
- a CDS encoding DUF1987 domain-containing protein, with protein sequence MDDLYIAATPTSPEVDFRFSQNVLSLKGESYPENAAAFYSDVINQVRSWLAACQGQHIVVNVALAYFNSSSTKVLFNLFDAFNQAAMMGNHVTLNWFHDEEDDTILEFGQELHDDFGALDFHDHALSGA encoded by the coding sequence ATGGATGATCTCTACATTGCCGCCACGCCGACCTCGCCAGAGGTCGACTTCCGTTTCAGCCAGAATGTGCTGAGCCTGAAAGGCGAGTCTTATCCGGAAAACGCCGCAGCCTTTTACAGCGACGTGATTAACCAGGTGCGCAGCTGGCTGGCCGCCTGCCAGGGGCAGCACATCGTGGTGAATGTGGCGCTGGCGTACTTCAACAGCTCCAGCACCAAAGTGCTGTTCAACCTGTTTGACGCCTTTAACCAGGCCGCCATGATGGGCAACCACGTGACGCTGAACTGGTTCCACGACGAAGAAGACGACACCATTCTGGAATTCGGCCAGGAACTGCACGACGACTTCGGCGCCCTGGACTTCCACGACCACGCACTTTCTGGCGCCTGA